In a single window of the Arachis hypogaea cultivar Tifrunner chromosome 6, arahy.Tifrunner.gnm2.J5K5, whole genome shotgun sequence genome:
- the LOC112755572 gene encoding ethylene-responsive transcription factor TINY gives MNASISELESTSNSLSFSFSASPPPLLPPPPLKQSSSTKLKGKTYSNNKHPVYRGVRMRNWGKWVSEIREPRKKSRIWLGTFPTPEMAARAHDVAALSIKGNSAILNFPDLENCLPRPASLAPRDVQAAAAKAAHMDKFELLIPSSSPSSSSLTFELTEIIELPRLETGDEYRKEFVFVDSEDAWMYQPPPMPWLLYGQEEEEDGTSFRSFLSDY, from the coding sequence atgaatgCTTCCATTTCGGAGCTTGAAAGCACCTCAAACTCGTTATCATTTTCTTTCTCAGCATCACCGCCGCCGCTACTGCCGCCGCCACCACTAAAACAATCGTCTTCAACGAAATTAAAGGGCAAAACGTACTCAAACAACAAGCACCCGGTGTACCGAGGGGTACGGATGCGGAACTGGGGGAAATGGGTGTCGGAAATCCGGGAGCCGCGCAAGAAATCGCGCATATGGCTGGGCACATTTCCGACACCGGAGATGGCGGCCAGGGCTCACGACGTGGCCGCACTAAGCATCAAAGGAAATTCCGCCATTCTCAATTTTCCTGACCTTGAAAACTGCCTTCCTCGCCCGGCATCCTTGGCGCCTCGCGACGTCCAGGCTGCCGCGGCGAAGGCAGCTCACATGGACAAGTTTGAGTTATTAATACCTTCTTCGTCCCCGTCCTCGTCCTCGTTGACTTTCGAGCTGACGGAGATTATTGAGCTTCCGAGGCTCGAAACCGGGGACGAGTACCGGAAGGAGTTTGTGTTTGTGGACTCCGAGGATGCATGGATGTATCAGCCACCTCCAATGCCGTGGTTGCTGTAcggacaagaagaagaagaagatggtacTTCTTTCCGGAGTTTTCTTTCGGATTACTAA